The following nucleotide sequence is from Vanessa cardui chromosome 19, ilVanCard2.1, whole genome shotgun sequence.
TAACAAAGTTTGTACGCGCTCTACCATCTAAGAGAGCGACAGAGGTAGATTaccatttaaaagatatatttctaACTATAGGAGCGCCGTGTTTCCTTCAATCTGGCAACGGTAGGGAATTTGTGAATAATGTTATAAGTGAGCTTGCCAGTCTGTGGCTAGAACTCAAAATCGTGCACGGGAAACCAAGGCACAGTCAAAGCCAGGGTTCGGTTGAACATGCCAATCAAAATATCGAAAATACGATAGGATCTTGGATAAAGAACAACGCTTCAACGAAATGGTCAGAAGGCTTGTAAATGTTCAATTCATGAAAAACCGCGCCCACCATTCAGGAATAAAACAATCGCCATACAAGGCATTATTTGGAAAAGGGCCCAGAGTAGGACTGTCGACTTCCTCTTTGCCGCAAGAAATCATAAATGATATTCAGGATGAAGATGATTAAAGGAAGTAAATAGAAGATTATAGCAATGTTAACCTGACAGAAAATAGTGATGACAACTTTGCTGAAGTTAGTAACCAAGAAAAAGTTTCTTCATCTGAAAATGACATTCATAAAGCTATTCTTAACTGCAGCAGAAAATCTTGTGAAAAAGGCTAAGAAAATGAAAGCCACTTCTGACAAATCTCAACCACCTGCCAACATTGGCAATaatgtttctataccgattccAGATGTTGACAAAGGCAAAGATGTCAGAAACATCATTGGAGTTAATGTTCAGGAAAATGACGAAGGTTTTTACAAAACATGGTGTAGTTCAGAAACTATATTTCGGTCAACCGCATTTGCGGTCAAACTTAGGTAGCAGATGTAAACCAAGACTCTGAGAAACATTCAGTTGTATCAGGACAAAGTTTTGTGAGATGCAGCTGCAACAAAAACTGTTCCACAAGCAGAGGCCACTGcaagaagataaataaataacaattttaataataggcTTAATATGTTTATTGGTTCTTTTAAGAAAACagtattatttcttatagtatGATAGTTTGTATTGCCAATTATAACTCTTAATTTGACGAACCATTATtatggttttaaataaatatttttttttaataattgagatATGATTATtgcttctattaaaaaaacagtattatttGTTGTAACTTGTAGTATGATTGTAACTTGTAGCGACGAATAATTATGCTTtaataaaacgattatttttccaattacGGAGTGTTTTAttcagttaattaatttatcttaataaaaattgcCGATGACATTCGTTTGGGTATGGACAGTAAGCAACTTACAGTATTGACCTTACTAGATTTTAGTAACGCCTTTAACCCTTAATTGGGCAAGAGGAATATTATTCCCACATAATATTTCGTGTTGTGAACGGTCAATAAGTAAACTGTTCCCACAAAATGTCacttctacttttttttaataagtaatttatggTCTGTGCCAAACGCACACCGTAAAATGGAacgcagaaaaaaaaacacctgTCAAAGTCAAAGTTGACAAGATCGTCAATGAATTTGCTGATGTTTACCGGTTGTTTGcacaattattgtaataatgtcGAGAAAAAATTCGGTAagtgtttatttcaaataattttcattaggTTTTGAGTTAGTTTACttgtttatcatttttataagcCAAACAATTGATACTTGAGTTTTAGGCGTTGAAAATGTGTGGGAAATATTTTCATGTTGCCCGTTTAGGTTCGCGTATGTAAAAACCAAGTGGGAAACTGTTTCCCTGTAACAAATGTACTATTTTCGATATCCATTTTGTGCGTTTTACTTTTCAGAAACCTCTTAAAGATTCGGAAATTGAAAGTCAATTGGCTGCCTTGTTTTCATCGGAAGAAGAAGAAGGGTTTGATGATGATGTATTTGATTCTTGTGCCACAGATTTTTACTCGGTGGATTACGACCGACGGTTGGACGAAATTCAAAATCTAACGACTGAAGATTTACATAGTATACTGTTGGGTGAGTCTGATTTTTCGTCAATACAAGATGAAACACATATTACTTCACCAGTATCACATGAACAACAAGTCCAAGAAAGTATCACAATTCAAGAGTTTACTGTCCCAGAAACAATGGTAAATATTGGTTCAATACCACAAGATGTTACAATGGTAGAATCTCAAGCAGGTACTCCTTTGAGAGCTTTAGAAAGACAAGCCGGCCCTTCTTCATTACCATTGGATGAAAGACAAGCAGGCACTGCTTCAATACCAAACAATTCTTTGCCAGGTGAACAAAATCATCCTGAACCAAAATCAGTTTTTTGTAGAGATACATTTAGTCAGTTACAAAATAAGGCAAGAGATTGGTCTTTTACAGCTGAGAATATTAATTGGCCTAGTTTTCACAGAGAAATGCAAGTTAAGAAATTATACACTAACCGAAGTCAACCGCTTGATTATTTCATTGATTATTTTCCAGAAGACTTGATTGATGTAATAGTTGAGAACACAAATATTTATGCACATCACAAAAATGCTAAATCTTGGAAAAATGTTACGAAAGAAGAGATAAAAGCATACTTTGGTATGATTATACTGATGAGTATAAATCCCTTGTCCGATATAACTACATATTGGCCGACAGATGAATTTTACAGAAACCCAGTCATAAGCAAAACTATGCCATTAAAAAGattcaaaaaaataacacaaaaccTTCACATATCAAACATTATTACTGAAGCTTCACAAAACACCCCAAATTATGATAAATTGTCGAAAATTAGACCTGCTATTGAAGTTCTGAACAAAACTTTTAAGGAAAATGTAAGAGTCTCtgaatttaattcaattgatGAAAGTATGATAAGGTTTAAAGGCCGTAGTCATATGAAACAATACATGCCTAAAAAGCCCATTAAACGTGGATACAAATGTTGGGTGAGGGCTGATTCCCGTACAGGTTATATGTATGAATTTCAGTTTTATACTGGAAGGATTGATAATGGAACAGAGGAGAATTTAGGGGCCAGAGTAGTGATGGACTTGTGTGAATCTTTGCCAGGTAATACACTTGTTGCGTTTGACAATTTCTTAACCAGTCTTCCTCTGATGGAAATTTTACATGAGAAAGATATTTACAGTGTTGGAACAATTAGAATAAACCGCAAAGGCTTACCAGATTTGATAACAGGGAGAAATTTAAATAGAGAAGAAAAAAAGGAAACGTCTTTGAAACCTGGAGAGTTTATATACCAATGTGCTGCACCAATATCAGTGGTGAAATGGAGGGATACCAAGGATGTTTTCGTTGCAAGCTCTGCATTTGATCCACGAGCATTTGAACTAATATGGAGGAAACAGAAAGATGGTAGCAAGAAGCCAATGTTTTGCCCACTTTCCATAACAAAATATACCCAATTCATGGGTGGAGTAGATCATTTTGATCACTACAGGGCGTCATATCCTCTTGGTCGTAAATCTCGCAAGAATTGGCACCGACTCTTCTGGTTCCTGCTCGAGGCTGCAGTTATAAATGCATACATTGTTTATATGATGTCTCATTCAACAAGGAGAAACACACATAAAGACTTTCGCTTACGTTTAGGCAGGGGCCTCATAAACAATTTTTCATCTCGAAAATGTCAAGCCCCAGTCTTCAAGACCAAAAAAGGAGGTGTAAACTCAATACCTGAAGAGGTGCGAACATCAGATGTTGGCTCCCACATGCCTGAATTAGCAAAATTTAGAAGGTGCAGGATGTGCAGCACGCGAGCTAAAGAACAAAGAacgacatatatatgtaaagtttGTAAAGTGCCATTGTGCGCTGCGCCTTGTTTCTATAACTTTCACACCCAATAAAGATACTTAACTTTCAttacagtattttatttacttgtaaatatttcatgGAATAAATCACACCAGACTATACTACCTAATGTGACTGAAATATATTTCCCACCGGCTGGGAAACATTTTCCCACATTCAGTAAAAGACAATGTTTAAGATGGGCAAAGGGAAATATTTTCCCACATGTTTTTTTGAGAAAACGAAAATAACTACAGATGTGGTGATATACAATCCTACatctgtatacatacataatcacatttttgtaatgaaaaagtTTCAGACATACATAGTTTTAGCATGCCCTATTAAGGGTTAATGATCCATAAAAGACGGGCCAAGAAGTTTTACaacaaaatttcattagttcAAGATCTTTGTGAGGAACGAGATGATGTTGCGGCTATAACATTTTATGCAAAATTTACCACTGCCTCAAATaccaatacaaattattttttattttcggcaaatatggGTTCACTGTTTTGGTATTTAGGATTTAAAAACAGGCAAATCGACGTTTTACATATATCACGAAGGCATTGTTACCAAAGGAACCAATGAGGTTTGTTCAGTGTGaatgcattatataaaaaataatattggactacatattaagtatttatatcttttttccGACGGCTGCCctggtcaaaataaaaataatacattgttGAGATTTATGTTGGCTTTGACTGACTCTAACGGATTTGAAAAGGCTTATCAGTATTTTCCCATACGTGGTCATTCGTTTTTACCAAATGACCGTGATTTtggaatcataaaaaaaaatgttagacaGCATGATCGTATCTACGTCCCAGGATAATACATTGATTTTGTTTCAAACTCCAGCTCAAAATTTACAGTCGTAAATTTCTAAAAAGCTAAAAACTGAGGatgttttgtaatttaagaAATGGTGGCCAAATTTGTACAGAAAAACATCTTTGTCAAGTGAATCTTATGGATATAatcgtatattttattagatgaAGCCCTGCTGACAATAACTAATGTCACTTTCTAAAATAATGTTgtcatatttaaagtaatagtgATGCGTTGAGTTGTCGTTCAATCAGATGAATGAAGAATGAGtgtaaatagttaataatttcaaactataatagaaaagaataatatttctattttacaaTAGAATCGTATAAAAGTGATTTGATACAGTCCGTTTTTGACAGCTTATTACAAAGCGCGGCACGGCGACTATTGGCAACACCGATCAACGCCGTGCGCGTCTAACCTCTGGTCTGATAGTGTTTGtgtacattttttgttatattgttattgttgtgttatatatttattgttgttatattgtTTCGTATTAACGATATGGAACCTCAACCAAGCACATCAAGCCAAAGCTTGTCTCCAAGAAAGAAGCGACCACGGGTTAGTTTCAGCGTTACCTAGAAACTGATtcaaaatgtctacaaaaacatatttgatGAGAAAGCTGCTTCACTTTTACCTACTGAGACTCCCGAAAAAAAAGAATGTGTTGCGAAAACAGCTAACGTTGTAGGAATTGGTGTGATATCAGTTTACAGTGTATTAAAAGAATACAAAGAAAATGAACAATTTAAGTCTCCCGAGAAACGTGAACCAAAGCACTGTTTCAAAGATAAATTGGACGATTTTACTTTTGCCGCTATAAGGCGAAAAGtccattcaatttttttatgaaaatgagCCACTCACCACCACAAAAGTAACTTaaactttatttcttttattgcattatattatttgtcTACCAGAATAATCTTAATCttaaacgaaattattattttgcgcACACTTGCGTAATCAAAAACTTTGTTTCATGACTTTACATATTCTTAAGGTTGTCAATGAAGACCCAGACTTACCTAATTTTTATTGGAGTACATTAAGAAAGgttatgaaacatttaaatttcaaatatgtcACAAAGCCAAAACATAGCATTTTAATTGAcagaaatgatattattttatggcGCCAGCGATACCTTCGAAGGGTAAGAGTA
It contains:
- the LOC124537828 gene encoding piggyBac transposable element-derived protein 4-like, which translates into the protein MSRKNSKPLKDSEIESQLAALFSSEEEEGFDDDVFDSCATDFYSVDYDRRLDEIQNLTTEDLHSILLGESDFSSIQDETHITSPVSHEQQVQESITIQEFTVPETMVNIGSIPQDVTMVESQAGTPLRALERQAGPSSLPLDERQAGTASIPNNSLPGEQNHPEPKSVFCRDTFSQLQNKARDWSFTAENINWPSFHREMQVKKLYTNRSQPLDYFIDYFPEDLIDVIVENTNIYAHHKNAKSWKNVTKEEIKAYFGMIILMSINPLSDITTYWPTDEFYRNPVISKTMPLKRFKKITQNLHISNIITEASQNTPNYDKLSKIRPAIEVLNKTFKENVRVSEFNSIDESMIRFKGRSHMKQYMPKKPIKRGYKCWVRADSRTGYMYEFQFYTGRIDNGTEENLGARVVMDLCESLPGNTLVAFDNFLTSLPLMEILHEKDIYSVGTIRINRKGLPDLITGRNLNREEKKETSLKPGEFIYQCAAPISVVKWRDTKDVFVASSAFDPRAFELIWRKQKDGSKKPMFCPLSITKYTQFMGGVDHFDHYRASYPLGRKSRKNWHRLFWFLLEAAVINAYIVYMMSHSTRRNTHKDFRLRLGRGLINNFSSRKCQAPVFKTKKGGVNSIPEEVRTSDVGSHMPELAKFRRCRMCSTRAKEQRTTYICKVCKVPLCAAPCFYNFHTQ